A single region of the Vicia villosa cultivar HV-30 ecotype Madison, WI linkage group LG4, Vvil1.0, whole genome shotgun sequence genome encodes:
- the LOC131599007 gene encoding protein neprosin-like yields MINILFLVMCLVTMSIGHKGNVIPSGLKEEDWELERELNILNKSPIKSIHTKSGYIVDCVDINKQPAFDHPLLKNHKLQRKPIFEKNTIKKRFQNSTIKPKFVLEKFRCPQETVPIRRTTKNDLIQGKLLFNAQNVTQNGEVNHFARVYLSVAGSPYYGVSGTSSVWNPKLYKGQSSAASLYVRRGGGNDLNKISLGWHVFPELYNDGQTYLYMFWASGKNGCFNMLCKGFVQVDRSYNFGARVSKTSTYGGEIMEVPLKISRDNIGNWWLKVADKNIGYFPAALFSSMSTQADEVGWGGYTVTPTGTTSPAMGSGHKPDNDFRHASYFKFVKYLEIIGTEFDPLPFMVESYNDSPNCYGVVNYEDKKKSFGYSLQFGGPGGKCST; encoded by the exons ATGATCAACATATTGTTTTTGGTTATGTGTTTGGTGACAATGAGTATTGGGCACAAAGGTAATGTTATACCGAGTGGGTTGAAAGAAGAAGATTGGGAATTGGAGAGAGAACTAAACATCCTTAACAAGTCTCCTATAAAGAGTATACAT ACAAAATCAGGATACATAGTTGACTGTGTTGATATTAACAAACAACCCGCTTTTGACCATCCtttattaaaaaatcataaattacag AGAAAACCAATTTTTGAAAAGAATACTattaaaaaaagatttcaaaATTCAACAATCAAGCCTAAATTTGTACTTGAGAAATTTAGGTGTCCTCAAGAAACCGTTCCTATTCGGAGGACAACaaaaaatgatttaattcaaGGAAAATTATTATTCAATGCTCAGAATGTAACTCAAAATGGCGAGGTCAATCAT TTTGCTCGTGTATATCTTTCAGTGGCGGGTTCTCCTTACTATGGTGTTAGTGGAACTAGTAGTGTTTGGAATCCAAAACTTTACAAAGGCCAATCAAGTGCAGCTTCTTTATATGTTCGAAGAGGAGGAGGAAATGATCTTAATAAAATCTCGCTCGGATGGCAT GTGTTTCCAGAATTATATAATGACGGTCAAACATATTTATACATGTTTTGGGCG TCAGGTAAGAATGGTTGCTTTAATATGTTGTGCAAAGGTTTCGTCCAGGTTGATAGATCATATAACTTCGGTGCACGTGTATCTAAAACATCTACCTATGGTGGAGAGATTATGGAAGTGCCGCTTAAAATTTCTCGG GATAATATAGGTAATTGGTGGTTAAAAGTGGCAGATAAGAATATTGGATATTTTCCTGCAGCTTTATTTTCATCCATGAGCACCCAAGCTGATGAAGTGGGATGGGGTGGATATACGGTAACTCCAACAGGCACTACTAGTCCTGCAATGGGTTCAGGACACAAACCAGATAATGACTTTCGTCATGCATCATATTTTAAGTTTGTAAAATATTTGGAAATAATTGGAACCGAATTTGATCCTTTGCCATTTATGGTAGAAAGTTACAATGATTCTCCTAATTGTTATGGAGTTGTGAACTATGAAGataaaaaaaagagttttggATATTCTCTTCAATTTGGAGGACCGGGTGGTAAATGCAGTACTTGA